One genomic window of Mus pahari chromosome 23, PAHARI_EIJ_v1.1, whole genome shotgun sequence includes the following:
- the LOC110313200 gene encoding disintegrin and metalloproteinase domain-containing protein 1b, with amino-acid sequence MERLKLGKIPEHLCIRLVAMLLLAIIFLPSTLCDIGSVYNSSYETVIPERLPGKGREDPGGKVVSYMLLMQGQKQLLHLEVKGHYSENNFPVYSYHNGILGQGTPLLSQDCHYEGYMEGVPGSFVSVNLCSGLRGVLIKEGTSYGIEPMLSSKNFEHXLYTMEHQPVVSCSVTPKDSPGDTSHPPRSRKPDDLLVPTDLWTHTKFVEMFVVVNHQRFQMWGSKVNETVQAVVDIIALANSFTRGINTEVVLVGLEIWTEGDPIEVPVDLQTTLRNFNLWRQERLVGRVRHDVAHLIVGHRPGENEGQAFLHGACSGEFAAAVEAFHHEDVLLFAALMAHELGHNLGIQHDRPTCTCGPKHFCLMHEKISKDSGFSNCSSDHFLRFLHDHRGACLLDEPGRQSRRRRRAALCGNGVVEDLEQCDCGSDCDKSQCCDENCKLKGTSKCSNDLCCFQCNFKKKGDICRPADGPCDLEEYCNGTSAACPMDRKAQDGSECHEFFFCFNGQCLDPTFQCSHIFGHGSRSAPDNCYTSLNSRGDRFGNCGSSSNFPRKYTKCSDENIMCGKIICTEVAFLPQIQHNDLLIQVPEAEDWCWSIDMSDRKDALDEGHVRDNTYCGKDKVCKNSICNDSTPVEFPCNPRRQCHEHGVCNDLGNCHCSFGFAPPDCEEEGTGGSVDSGPTTNLSDEYGTIPNSTQSSTQELILNLKLIVLAVILVLMILLIIICIISAYTKSETVSKAGPSELEELPEGKEEEQEEEVLPEEAEREEEELEEEKEKAEEQEAVEEEAVEEEAVEEANEGEADKKDEEEEGEE; translated from the coding sequence ATGGAGAGACTAAAGCTGGGGAAAATCCCAGAACACTTGTGTATCAGGCTGGTGGCCATGTTGCTCTTGGCAATAATTTTTCTCCCGAGCACGCTCTGTGACATTGGATCCGTGTATAATTCTTCCTATGAAACTGTCATCCCCGAGAGACTGCCAGGCAAGGGGAGGGAAGACCCTGGAGGGAAGGTGGTGTCCTACATGCTGTTGATGCAAGGCCAGAAGCAGCTGCTTCACCTCGAGGTAAAGGGACACTACTCTGAGAATAACTTCCCAGTCTACAGTTACCACAATGGCATCCTGGGGCAAGGGACACCTCTCCTGTCCCAGGACTGCCACTATGAAGGCTACATGGAAGGGGTGCCAGGCTCCTTTGTTTCTGTCAACCTCTGTTCAGGCCTCAGGGGCGTCTTGATTAAAGAGGGGACATCCTATGGCATTGAGCCCATGCTCTCTTCCAAAAACTTTGAACACNTCCTCTACACCATGGAGCATCAGCCCGTGGTCTCCTGCAGCGTCACTCCCAAAGACAGCCCGGGGGACACCAGCCATCCACCAAGGAGCAGGAAGCCCGATGACCTACTGGTTCCNACCGACTTGTGGACACACACCAAGTTCGTGGAGATGTTTGTGGTGGTCAACCACCAGCGGTTCCAGATGTGGGGCAGTAAGGTCAACGAGACGGTCCAGGCAGTAGTGGACATCATTGCTCTGGCCAACAGCTTCACCAGGGGGATAAACACAGAGGTGGTGCTGGTGGGCCTGGAAATCTGGACAGAGGGGGACCCGATAGAGGTCCCAGTGGACCTGCAGACCACACTCAGGAATTTCAACCTCTGGAGACAGGAGAGACTCGTGGGCCGGGTCAGGCACGACGTGGCACACTTGATCGTCGGGCATCGCCCAGGAGAGAACGAGGGCCAGGCGTTTCTCCATGGTGCCTGTTCAGGCGAGTTTGCGGCGGCCGTGGAGGCCTTCCATCATGAAGATGTCCTCCTGTTCGCGGCTCTCATGGCCCACGAGCTCGGGCACAACCTGGGTATCCAGCACGACCGCCCGACCTGCACCTGTGGTCCCAAGCACTTCTGCCTCATGCACGAGAAGATCAGTAAGGACAGTGGCTTCAGCAACTGCAGCTCTGACCACTTCCTCCGTTTCCTCCATGACCACAGAGGGGCGTGCCTGCTTGACGAGCCTGGGCGCCAGAGCCGCAGGCGGCGCAGAGCTGCCCTCTGTGGGAATGGTGTGGTGGAGGATTTGGAGCAGTGTGACTGCGGTAGTGACTGTGATAAAAGCCAGTGTTGTGATGAAAATTGTAAACTAAAGGGGACCTCAAAGTGTAGCAATGACCTTTGCTGTTTTcaatgtaactttaaaaagaaaggagacatttGCCGTCCTGCTGACGGACCATGTGACCTGGAAGAATACTGCAATGGGACCTCTGCAGCATGTCCCATGGACAGGAAAGCCCAGGATGGCTCTGAGTGCCACGAATTCTTCTTTTGCTTTAACGGTCAGTGCCTGGACCCTACCTTTCAGTGCTCACACATTTTTGGGCACGGTTCAAGGTCTGCCCCAGATAATTGCTATACCTCCCTGAACTCAAGAGGAGACCGGTTTGGAAACTGTGGCTCCTCCTCTAACTTTCCAAGAAAGTATACCAAGTGTTCAGATGAAAATATAATGTGTGGGAAAATTATATGTACAGAGGTGGCCTTCCTGCCACAAATCCAACATAACGACTTGCTGATCCAGGTCCCTGAAGCCGAGGACTGGTGCTGGAGTATAGATATGTCTGACAGGAAAGATGCCCTTGATGAGGGACACGTGAGGGACAACACTTACTGTGGCAAAGATAAAGTCTGTAAGAATTCTATTTGTAATGACTCCACCCCAGTCGAATTTCCCTGTAATCCAAGGAGACAATGCCACGAGCATGGGGTGTGCAATGACCTGGGGAACTGCCACTGCTCATTTGGCTTTGCACCTCCTGACTGCGAAGAGGAAGGCACTGGGGGCAGTGTGGACAGTGGTCCCACTACTAATCTGTCAGATGAGTACGGTACAATACCAAACTCTACCCAATCTAGTACACAGGAGCTGATCCTTAACTTAAAACTGATCGTTCTGGCTGTCATTTTGGTGCTCATGATACTCTTAATAATCATATGCATCATAAGTGCCTACACCAAGTCAGAGACTGTTTCCAAAGCAGGGCCTTCAGAGTTAGAGGAGCTtccagaagggaaggaggaagagcaggaagaggaggtcCTACCAGAAGAGGctgaaagggaggaggaggagttggaggaggaaaaggaaaaagcagaagAGCAAGAAGCAGTAGAAGAGGAAGCAGTAGAAGAGGAAGCAGTAGAAGAGGCAAACGAAGGAGAAGCAGACAAGAAAGacgaagaagaagagggagaggaataa